One Yoonia sp. BS5-3 genomic window carries:
- a CDS encoding phosphoadenylyl-sulfate reductase yields the protein MPLKELAERRNTLHRKSDAQTILKHALEDVQIGPIALVSSFGAEAVVLLHMVAQIDKVTPVIFLDTEMLFPETLQYQREVAELLGLTDLRIITPDRNAVFTEDVDGLLHQADTDACCDLRKTRPLNKALNDFGGWITGRKRYQSGQRSQMPLFEKDGAKIKINPLADWTAKDVQDYMKKYDLPRHPLVAKGYPSIGCMPCTSRVSGDEDPRAGRWRDSDKTECGIHFVDGKPVRSGQAA from the coding sequence ATGCCGCTTAAAGAACTCGCAGAGCGCAGAAATACGCTACACCGGAAATCCGACGCGCAGACGATCCTCAAGCATGCGCTTGAAGATGTGCAGATCGGGCCGATCGCGCTGGTGTCGTCCTTTGGGGCCGAAGCCGTGGTGCTACTTCACATGGTGGCGCAGATCGATAAGGTGACCCCGGTTATCTTTTTGGATACCGAAATGCTTTTCCCCGAAACGCTACAATATCAGCGCGAGGTGGCAGAACTGCTGGGGTTGACGGATCTGCGGATCATCACACCTGACCGGAACGCGGTCTTTACCGAGGACGTCGATGGGCTGCTGCACCAGGCCGATACCGACGCCTGCTGCGATCTGCGCAAGACACGCCCGCTGAACAAGGCGCTGAATGATTTCGGTGGCTGGATCACCGGGCGCAAACGCTATCAAAGCGGTCAGCGTAGCCAGATGCCGTTGTTCGAAAAGGACGGGGCAAAGATCAAGATCAACCCGCTGGCCGATTGGACAGCCAAAGACGTGCAGGACTATATGAAAAAGTATGACCTGCCCCGCCATCCGCTGGTCGCCAAAGGCTACCCGTCAATTGGCTGTATGCCCTGCACTAGCCGGGTAAGCGGCGATGAAGACCCGCGCGCCGGGCGCTGGCGCGACAGCGACAAAACCGAATGCGGAATTCACTTTGTAGACGGCAAGCCCGTCAGATCAGGACAAGCAGCATGA
- a CDS encoding DUF934 domain-containing protein, translated as MSVLVTDSGFKTDDWTGSFVPLDEVAANDSDFAIDLASDTAPDALGALTSASMIRIDFPSFADGRGFTLAAMLRRAGFEGRLRAKGHVLADQYAMARRSGFDEVEIDDALASRQPEDQWRFRADWQEHDYQARVRG; from the coding sequence ATGAGCGTACTCGTAACCGATTCTGGTTTCAAAACTGATGATTGGACAGGCAGTTTTGTGCCTTTGGATGAAGTGGCAGCCAATGACAGCGATTTTGCCATTGACCTTGCCTCGGATACTGCACCTGATGCCTTGGGCGCACTAACCTCGGCCTCTATGATCCGCATCGACTTTCCGTCGTTTGCGGATGGCCGTGGGTTTACTCTGGCGGCCATGCTGCGGCGGGCTGGCTTTGAAGGACGGCTGCGCGCCAAAGGCCACGTTTTGGCCGACCAATACGCGATGGCGCGCCGGTCGGGCTTTGACGAGGTGGAAATTGACGATGCGCTAGCCTCGCGCCAGCCTGAAGACCAATGGCGTTTCCGCGCTGATTGGCAAGAACACGATTATCAGGCCCGGGTGCGCGGTTAA
- a CDS encoding ferredoxin--NADP reductase — MTEQKPVTETTAKAVPALPDAQTVTDVKHYTDRLFSFRCTRPASLRFRSGEFVMIGLMGDPHPETGKQKPLLRAYSIASPAWDEEMEFYSIKVPDGPLTSKLQHIKVGDEIILRPKPVGTLVHDALLPGKRLWFFATGTGFAPFASLLREPQTYEDYDEVIITHTCREVGELTYGRDLIESLKEDELLNELIGEGFWKKIKYYPTTTREESPKMGRITDLMKSGEAFADLGVAPLNPETDRAMICGNLAFNLELKEMFEDYGLEEGANSKPAHYVVEKAFLD; from the coding sequence ATGACCGAGCAAAAACCAGTGACTGAAACAACCGCAAAAGCCGTCCCCGCCCTGCCCGATGCGCAGACGGTGACCGACGTGAAACACTACACCGACCGGCTGTTCAGCTTCCGCTGCACCCGGCCTGCATCCTTGCGCTTTCGCTCGGGCGAATTCGTGATGATCGGCCTGATGGGCGACCCGCATCCCGAAACCGGTAAGCAAAAACCATTGCTGCGCGCCTACTCAATCGCCTCTCCGGCTTGGGATGAAGAGATGGAATTCTATTCGATTAAAGTACCTGATGGGCCGCTGACATCGAAGCTGCAGCACATCAAGGTCGGTGACGAGATTATCCTTCGCCCCAAACCCGTTGGCACCCTAGTGCATGACGCGCTGTTGCCCGGCAAACGGCTATGGTTCTTTGCGACAGGTACCGGCTTTGCCCCCTTCGCCTCGCTCCTGCGCGAGCCGCAGACCTATGAGGATTATGATGAGGTTATCATCACGCACACCTGCCGCGAAGTGGGTGAGCTAACTTATGGCCGCGACCTGATCGAAAGCCTGAAAGAAGATGAGCTGCTTAATGAGCTCATCGGCGAAGGGTTTTGGAAAAAGATCAAATACTACCCAACGACAACGCGTGAAGAGAGCCCAAAGATGGGCCGGATCACCGATCTGATGAAATCAGGTGAAGCCTTTGCTGATCTCGGCGTTGCGCCTCTCAACCCTGAAACCGATCGGGCGATGATCTGCGGGAACCTGGCCTTCAACCTCGAACTGAAAGAGATGTTCGAAGACTATGGGCTGGAAGAAGGGGCAAACTCTAAGCCCGCGCATTACGTCGTTGAAAAGGCGTTTTTGGACTAA
- the infC gene encoding translation initiation factor IF-3, with protein MGRRPHNAPPQRDTGPRINDRIRGNEIRLIGAEGENVGVVTPERALVMAEDAGLDLVEISPNAKPPVCKIMDYGKFKYETQKKEAEARKKQKTIEIKEVKFRPNTDNHDYDVKMRNVFKFLENGDKVKITLRFRGREMAHQQLGRELLERVAEDTKEAGRVENFPKMEGRQMVMLIGPLPK; from the coding sequence ATAGGACGCAGACCCCATAACGCGCCTCCACAGCGCGATACCGGCCCCCGGATCAATGACCGCATTCGCGGCAATGAGATTAGACTGATCGGGGCAGAAGGCGAAAATGTTGGTGTCGTGACACCCGAACGCGCATTGGTAATGGCAGAAGATGCTGGGCTGGACCTGGTTGAAATCTCACCCAATGCGAAACCGCCGGTCTGCAAGATCATGGACTACGGTAAGTTCAAATACGAAACCCAGAAGAAAGAAGCTGAAGCGCGTAAGAAGCAAAAGACCATCGAAATCAAGGAGGTTAAGTTCCGACCGAACACGGACAACCACGATTACGATGTAAAAATGCGCAACGTCTTCAAGTTTTTGGAAAATGGCGACAAGGTGAAGATCACGCTCCGCTTCCGCGGCCGCGAGATGGCACACCAGCAATTGGGGCGCGAGTTATTGGAACGTGTTGCCGAGGACACGAAAGAAGCCGGCCGGGTTGAGAACTTCCCAAAGATGGAAGGCCGTCAGATGGTCATGTTGATTGGACCGCTTCCGAAATAG
- a CDS encoding xanthine dehydrogenase family protein subunit M: MYAFEIERPSTIADAVAALKTDDAQPLGGGQTLIPTLKARLAMPSALVSLSAIPEMKGICLSDDGMLCIGGATTHAKVAQEAAVHYPALAGLAAHIGDPAVRNRGTIGGSIANNDPSACYPAAALGSGATIITNTREIAADDFFEGMFGTALDEGEVITEVRFPIPQKANYQKFVQPASRFALVGVFVTKYADRVRVAVTGASDDGVFRWSEAEAALSADFSANALEGMTISADGMIADLHGSAAYRAHLVGVMTKRAVAAC; the protein is encoded by the coding sequence ATGTATGCTTTTGAAATTGAACGCCCCTCGACGATCGCAGATGCGGTTGCAGCGCTGAAGACCGACGATGCACAGCCGCTTGGTGGCGGGCAGACCCTGATCCCCACACTGAAGGCGCGTTTGGCAATGCCGAGCGCTTTGGTCAGTCTGTCGGCAATTCCCGAGATGAAAGGCATTTGCCTGTCAGATGACGGGATGCTTTGCATTGGTGGGGCGACGACCCATGCGAAAGTGGCGCAAGAGGCGGCTGTCCACTATCCAGCGCTGGCGGGTTTGGCTGCGCATATCGGGGATCCGGCCGTGCGCAATCGCGGGACGATTGGTGGTTCGATCGCCAATAACGATCCGTCTGCCTGCTATCCTGCGGCTGCGTTGGGGTCGGGGGCGACTATTATCACCAACACGCGTGAGATTGCGGCCGATGACTTTTTTGAAGGTATGTTCGGCACCGCCCTGGACGAGGGTGAGGTCATTACGGAAGTACGGTTCCCCATTCCGCAGAAGGCAAATTATCAAAAATTTGTCCAGCCTGCATCCCGTTTTGCGTTGGTTGGTGTTTTTGTGACGAAATACGCAGATCGTGTGCGCGTTGCTGTAACAGGGGCATCCGATGACGGGGTTTTCCGGTGGTCCGAGGCTGAAGCGGCGCTGTCTGCCGATTTCTCTGCAAATGCGCTTGAAGGTATGACGATCTCTGCAGACGGTATGATCGCGGATCTGCACGGATCAGCGGCGTATCGAGCCCATCTGGTTGGCGTGATGACGAAGCGCGCAGTTGCGGCCTGCTGA